Proteins encoded in a region of the Coprothermobacter sp. genome:
- the gatC gene encoding Asp-tRNA(Asn)/Glu-tRNA(Gln) amidotransferase GatCAB subunit C has product MATIIDNKTLQHVAALARLEITPEEEGPLLGDLERILGHVAQLSSVDTSAIVSRRPVMTELRPDEPSEGLTRAQGLGDAPATRDGFVVVRNVMGGEDA; this is encoded by the coding sequence ATGGCAACGATCATCGACAACAAGACGCTCCAGCACGTGGCTGCACTGGCACGTCTCGAGATAACACCAGAAGAGGAGGGACCTCTCCTGGGGGACCTCGAACGAATCCTCGGACATGTTGCTCAGCTGAGTTCCGTCGACACGTCAGCCATCGTCAGCAGGCGGCCCGTCATGACCGAACTCCGTCCGGATGAGCCGTCCGAGGGCCTGACACGCGCACAGGGACTTGGTGACGCACCCGCAACGCGTGACGGATTCGTCGTCGTGCGGAACGTCATGGGAGGCGAGGATGCCTAA
- the ligA gene encoding DNA ligase (this protein catalyzes the formation of phosphodiester linkages between 5'-phosphoryl and 3'-hydroxyl groups in double-stranded DNA using NAD as a coenzyme and as the energy source for the reaction; essential for DNA replication and repair of damaged DNA; similar to ligase LigB): protein MDRDEARERIRELKAQIEHHNYEYYVLDSPRISDADFDALMRELKTLEGSFVDLVTPDSPTQRVGGTPIGGFTTVRHRVPMLSLSNMFSEEDVILFDARVRRALGRDDPVEYLTEVKMDGLAISLRYEKGLLVEGSTRGDGATGEDVTMNVRTVRSIPMNLASMGSHIPDLVEIRGEMVMFRRDFEVLNAARAASGDPLFANPRNAAAGTLRQLDPRVTASRPLHMVAYALGETSEDLVLPTQKSLLDWIAGVGFRVSPFVRLVRTPTEMWAITREISAARSSLPFAADGIVFKVNEISLQHALGQTAKEPRWASAWKFPPEEKETRLEDIIVSIGRTGVATPVAVLTPVEIDGSVVSRATLHNEDEVKRLGVLIGDTVIVRKAGSVIPEILGPVPSARTGIERPFIMPAACPVCGSQLVRIEDEAATKCVNASCPAQVRERLLHWCSKDAMDIQGIGEAVVDQLVTAELAHDVADLYELTEEQLLRLERMGSLVARKLLVHLEESKGQGLARVLYAVGIPQVGQVAARDLANAFGSMEMLASATPESLAHVYGIGEKTAENITAFFREEHNRTLVERLRKAGVHMEGAAAAAAQGPLSGKVFVFTGELSTIARSKAQELVRALGAQTSETVSRKVTTLVAGSAAGSKMAKARQLGIEILDEQQFLSLVGQGT from the coding sequence GTGGACCGCGACGAAGCGCGCGAACGCATACGGGAGCTCAAGGCACAGATCGAGCATCACAACTACGAGTACTATGTCCTGGACAGCCCGAGGATATCAGACGCAGACTTCGACGCCCTGATGCGCGAGCTCAAGACCCTGGAAGGCAGCTTCGTGGATCTGGTGACTCCGGACTCACCGACACAGCGCGTCGGCGGAACTCCCATCGGCGGATTCACGACAGTTCGACATCGCGTTCCGATGCTCAGCCTCAGTAACATGTTCTCCGAGGAAGACGTGATCCTCTTCGACGCCCGCGTCCGGCGAGCACTCGGACGGGATGACCCCGTCGAGTATCTGACGGAGGTCAAGATGGATGGGCTCGCCATCTCGCTTCGCTATGAGAAGGGTCTCCTGGTGGAGGGCTCCACGCGCGGAGACGGCGCAACGGGCGAAGACGTCACCATGAACGTCCGGACGGTGCGCTCCATTCCCATGAATCTGGCCAGCATGGGGAGCCACATTCCGGACCTGGTAGAGATCCGTGGCGAAATGGTCATGTTCAGGCGTGACTTCGAGGTACTGAATGCTGCGAGAGCTGCCTCAGGCGATCCCCTGTTCGCCAATCCACGCAATGCGGCAGCTGGGACCCTGCGTCAGCTGGACCCGCGCGTCACTGCTTCACGCCCACTGCATATGGTGGCCTATGCGCTGGGGGAGACATCGGAGGACCTGGTGCTTCCTACCCAGAAGAGCTTGCTGGACTGGATTGCCGGGGTCGGCTTCCGTGTATCACCGTTTGTGCGCCTGGTACGGACTCCCACCGAGATGTGGGCGATCACCCGGGAGATTTCGGCTGCACGCAGTTCGCTGCCGTTTGCTGCCGACGGCATCGTGTTCAAAGTGAACGAGATATCGCTGCAGCACGCATTGGGTCAGACGGCCAAGGAACCGCGATGGGCCTCCGCCTGGAAGTTCCCGCCTGAAGAAAAGGAAACACGCCTCGAGGATATTATTGTCTCCATTGGTCGAACCGGCGTCGCAACACCGGTTGCTGTGCTCACGCCGGTGGAGATCGACGGATCGGTCGTCTCGAGGGCGACTCTGCACAACGAGGACGAGGTCAAGCGTCTCGGCGTCCTTATCGGAGACACCGTCATCGTGCGCAAGGCCGGCTCGGTCATCCCCGAGATTCTGGGACCCGTGCCCTCTGCCCGCACCGGCATCGAGCGCCCCTTCATCATGCCGGCCGCATGCCCGGTGTGCGGCTCGCAGCTTGTGCGCATCGAAGATGAAGCCGCCACCAAGTGCGTGAACGCCTCATGCCCCGCGCAGGTGCGTGAACGGCTGCTGCATTGGTGCTCGAAGGACGCCATGGACATCCAGGGCATAGGGGAAGCCGTTGTCGACCAGCTCGTCACGGCCGAACTGGCCCACGACGTTGCCGACCTCTACGAACTGACGGAGGAACAGCTGCTTCGACTGGAGCGCATGGGATCTCTCGTCGCCCGCAAGCTGCTCGTCCATCTCGAAGAGAGCAAGGGACAGGGCCTTGCCCGTGTGCTGTATGCCGTGGGCATTCCCCAGGTCGGGCAGGTAGCCGCCCGTGATCTGGCCAATGCGTTCGGCTCCATGGAGATGCTTGCATCGGCCACGCCCGAATCCCTTGCCCATGTCTACGGCATCGGAGAGAAAACGGCGGAGAACATCACGGCCTTCTTCCGAGAAGAACATAACCGCACGCTCGTCGAGCGCCTTCGGAAGGCAGGAGTGCACATGGAGGGCGCCGCGGCCGCCGCGGCGCAAGGTCCCCTCAGCGGCAAGGTCTTCGTCTTCACCGGCGAGCTGTCCACTATCGCCCGCAGCAAGGCACAGGAACTGGTGCGTGCGCTGGGGGCCCAGACGTCGGAGACGGTTTCCCGGAAGGTGACCACGCTCGTCGCAGGATCTGCTGCGGGGAGCAAGATGGCCAAGGCCCGGCAACTGGGCATCGAGATCCTTGACGAACAGCAGTTCCTCTCTCTCGTTGGACAGGGGACCTGA